The following are encoded in a window of Sminthopsis crassicaudata isolate SCR6 chromosome 3, ASM4859323v1, whole genome shotgun sequence genomic DNA:
- the SLC25A30 gene encoding kidney mitochondrial carrier protein 1: MSAPSWKPFVYGGLASITAECGTFPIDLTKTRLQIQGQTNDAKFKEIRYRGMLHALVRIFREEGLKALYSGIAPAMLRQASYGTIKIGIYQSLKRMFADRPEDETLLLNVICGILSGVISSSIANPTDVLKIRMQAQSNVIQGGMIGNFINIYQQEGTRGLWKGVSLTAQRAAIVVGVELPVYDITKKHLILSGLMGDTVCTHFLSSFTCGLAGALASNPIDVVRTRMMNQRALQNGACSGYKSTLDCLLQTWKNEGFFALYKGFWPNWLRLGPWNIIFFVTYEQLKKLDL; encoded by the exons ATGTCTGCTCCTAGCTGGAAACCATTTGTCTATGGAGGTTTGGCCTCTATCACTGCAGAATGTG gtaCTTTTCCAATTGATTTAACCAAGACACGTCTCCAGATTCAGGGACAGACAAATGATGCCAAATTCAAGGAAATTCGATATCGTGGAATGTTACATGCATTAGTAAGGATATTCAGAGAAGAAGGGCTGAAAGCATTGTATTCtgg GATTGCCCCTGCAATGTTACGGCAAgcttcttatggtacaataaagATAGGCATTTATCAGAGCTTGAAGAGAATGTTTGCTGATCGACCAGAAG ATGAAACCCTCCTGTTAAATGTCATATGTGGGATTCTTTCTGGAGTTATTTCTTCATCCATTGCCAATCCAACAGATGTTTTGAAa ATAAGAATGCAAGCTCAAAGCAATGTGATTCAAGGAGGAATGATAGGCAACTTCATCAATATTTACCAGCAAGAAGGAACTAGAGGACTTTGGAAG gGAGTATCCCTAACTGCTCAGAGAGCCGCTATTGTTGTTGGAGTGGAATTACCAGTCTATGACATCACCAAGAAGCATCTCATTCTGTCTGGCCTGATGGGAGATACTGTCTGTACACACTTTCT CTCAAGCTTCACCTGTGGTTTAGCTGGAGCTCTTGCTTCAAATCCTATTGACGTTGTGAGAACACGTATGATGAAtcagagagcattacaaaatggaGCATGTTCTGGTTACAAAAGCACCCTGGATTGCTTGTTACAG ACATGGAAGAATGAAGGATTTTTTGCTTTGTATAAAGGATTTTGGCCAAATTGGTTAAGACTTGGTccttggaatattatt TTCTTTGTGACatatgaacaattaaaaaaattggaCTTGTGA